In one Sphingomonas sanguinis genomic region, the following are encoded:
- a CDS encoding retropepsin-like aspartic protease family protein, producing the protein MDIVYYGLILLLPLSALMARRIPMGQTLRMALIWVGIFSAAFLVIAQRDRLANLRPRAAVSDGVIRIPMAEDGHFYANVRINGVQRRMLIDSGATTTAISEATAEAAKLDLNESPFGSLIETANGRVTASHTTIAELSIGAIHLTNVGADVSPSFGSQDIIGMNVLNRLRSWRVEQGVLILNAAP; encoded by the coding sequence ATGGACATCGTCTATTATGGTCTCATCCTTTTGCTGCCGCTCAGCGCATTGATGGCCCGCCGCATTCCGATGGGACAAACACTAAGGATGGCGTTGATCTGGGTCGGTATTTTCAGTGCCGCTTTCTTGGTGATCGCCCAGCGGGACCGCTTGGCAAACTTAAGGCCACGCGCTGCGGTATCCGACGGAGTCATTCGGATACCGATGGCCGAGGATGGGCATTTCTATGCCAATGTCCGCATCAATGGGGTGCAGCGGCGCATGCTCATCGACAGCGGCGCAACGACGACCGCCATATCGGAGGCGACCGCGGAGGCGGCAAAACTCGATCTGAACGAAAGCCCGTTCGGCAGCTTGATAGAAACCGCCAATGGCCGCGTCACGGCGTCGCATACCACCATCGCCGAACTGTCCATCGGCGCAATCCATCTGACGAATGTCGGCGCGGACGTGTCTCCGAGCTTCGGGTCGCAAGACATCATCGGCATGAACGTTCTGAACCGTTTGCGATCATGGCGTGTGGAGCAGGGTGTACTGATACTCAACGCAGCACCTTGA